In the Drosophila willistoni isolate 14030-0811.24 chromosome 3R, UCI_dwil_1.1, whole genome shotgun sequence genome, TTCAAGTAACTTGTTGAGACTTTACCACTTCCCCTCgctcgctctctttctctcgctctttgTCATTCTACCACTTTGTGGGGGCTTTTGCCACTGAATTCGTTTCGGTTACGAtcgaaaattgaaatcaaattgaaagCATGCCAATTGTCACATTAACGATGGTCAATCTATTAGACTGTATACAAAGTGTATATACATGTacttattataaattattgtCTTTTGGGTACATAAATCAATCCATAATGTTCACTGTAATACATAAATATGGCTCCAAGCTGCAATTAACAGTAGATAGATTCCAAATGTTATATTTGATTTCTATTATATTGTATTctctaatatatgtatttgtggcTTATTGCAAAATCGCACTTAGGGCTGTCGCATTGCCCCAGAAAGTATGCAATACGCCGCAGAAGTATTACATAATTGTGTTTAACAAATTGATTATGTTTGGAATGCCTTGAAGCTCAAAATTTCTCCATTAAAAATAACAGTCTAAaacttatttttatgttttaaacGACAAATTTTTAACTGCTAATTCTATACTTTAGGGGGCAAAGTTCCCCCCATTATACAGCCCGCGATCCGCCACTCAGTGTAGTGAGTGGGATAAGAAGCTTTTTCCTTGGCTGGATGCTAGAAGCTACAGTTTGAATCTTCACGAATGAAGAGTGCAGATTACATCCTGGTGTTGGAAAATAGTCTCATCCCAtttttgaatgaaaatgaTGGTAGAGACTGGACTTTCCAACAAGATAATGCCGCAATCTATGTTAGCAGGGAGACGAAGTCATGGTTTTGTTCCAAGGAAATCTCAGTTATGAACTGGACAGCAGGATCCCCAGACCTCAATCCGATTGAGAAGCTCTGGAGCATCTTAGTACGTAAGGTTTCCAGGGAAAATCGGCAGTTTAAAACAGTACAAGAACTGAAAGATGCGATAAACGGGGCTTGGATGGAGGTTGAGCCAgatgttattaaaaaaaatttagttttaaggACGCCTACAAGGATATTTaatgtttaatatttaattcatttctaaACATGGAAAGGAAATTTTAATtgttcataaaaaaaattgttaactgTTAACATTTGTAGTAAAAAACCTCATTTATTGAAAGTGGCGTTATAATTATGAAACAAgctcaaaatcaaaatttgcGTCAATAGAAAAGTAGCGTTATTCCTATTGATCCCAAAGTTCgtatatgttgttgttgtgcccCAACAAGTATTTCGGTAGAACATTGTAACATCGAGAATTGTACCGTTAGaccaatatttgaaatatatggGTGGCGGTATACTTGTGAAACGTACCTTATGTCTGATAAAGATCTAATTGTAAGTCCACGATAAGAAaacttattttaaaaatactaaaatacTAAACATGTGATAACAGCGATATATTCagaaaaacattttgcggtTTGCCTATTCGAAAAATGCGTATAAATTTAAAGTCAATATAGTCCATATATAGTGTTGATATATCTTGTTGCGTTCATGATCCATTAAAAAAGGAGAAACTGTTTTAATTTATCAGTAATACGTTTGTGTTTAATAACACGGAGTCCAAAGACTTACATTTCGGAAGGGTCAGGAATCCATGGCTAACCGCCTGGATACGTTTCTGAGTAAATAATAAACTAAGAGtagacaaattttttttttagttttgagaGTACCAAAATGCTCCGTTCGATCAATATGAGGCAATGCAAATTCTGATAATTCTGAACTTCATTTCAAAAGCAAGAGTTTTCCTCTTTTCTAGGGCTTTAACTGATGGAAATCtgaatacatatgtagaaaTTTGCATTAAAGTGTTCCCCAAATGAAAGCCATGCCAATCTGAGCAAATCAACCTACACGAAACATTTGATTTTGGTAAATCCTCTAAATTATTCACTTATCGGCTATGGAATTAATTCATTATAAGACACATATaacgaagaaaaaaatcaagaaagcagaaattaatgaaaataatttgtGAACAACACGAAATTATAGACCTGATGTGGCATGGGATGAGGAGATGAAGAGATGAGATGATGCTGCATACTGAGAGCTCCAAAGGAGAGCTCCATAGAAAACATGTCAAGCAATCATTCAAAGCTTCATGTTTGCTCCATGTTGCGTTTTGCTGGTTGGAGTGTTTAGTGTGGGCGGGCTAGCCAATGGATAagaaacatttatatatatatgtatgtatatatgtaggtatatataagCAACATGCAATGTTGCCTAGATCTTATAGGCTTGCAGGCCTTTGGCAAactctatacatacatacatctagTATATTGTACGTGTTTAAACAAATACaatttgcaattatatggcaAGCAAATCAAGTAGAAATCAGCATGCGATTTCCACCTGTGGCCGGCGTCATAATTCGTGCTTGTGTTTTTGGTCATAAATCTAGCgatttacaattatttttggttttttttctgtttttttttttttgtttttggtggtTGAccagaaacacaaaaaagagaaataggAGTTGAAATGCATTTCGTGGCACAGCGGGCCCAAAATGCTTACCTGGAACATGGGGACATGATTCGTgtgctgcaacaacaacaacaacaacaacaaaaggcaaaccagcaacagcaacaacaacaactgctcCTAATGGCCATTATGGTCATTTCGTTATCAACAAGGAAACGATGCCGTATACCAATATGCCGTATGCTGCATGCCGTATGCTATATGGCCTTATGCCGTGATCGGGTGTCCAGCTCTGCTGACAGTCATAAATTTGCATAGATTTCGCAACTGCTAAAATTATTTACGATGACGCTAACGAGCGACGACAAGTGCCGCTGCGTGcactccatctccatctcttttACACACAACCGCCCCTACTAAGTCACTCAATCGCCATACTCACTCTAACACGCTCTAACTCCTGCCATCGATCCACTGCCAACTCCATCTCCGTCTCCATCTCTCTGTGATAACGCACTTGACTTGGAAAGATGCGTGGCtgaaaattgattttgtgGCGCCGCCCGTGCCAACAACAAAGTTTCCCTCAAGGCAGTCGTTTCATCTCATCCAGGTTGTCTAAATTATGCAAAAGACAAGTGAAAATTGTGCGTTAAGCGGTTATGCTTCTCTATCTCCCGACATCTATCGTATATACGAAGTGAGTTGGCAAGTTGATTACATGATGAACCATGGGAAACATTCCCAGCATTTGTTGGGCGTTacttattgaaaaaatgttcgACATGGCAATAGAATTTCACTTTctcaaaaatgtatgtatttgggcccccacgttgggcgccatttGTAGTGTAACAAATTTCCAACTCCTGCTGCTTATACCAAAacgggaaaaaaaaataattcttCATCACGATTAAGTCTCAACGTGTAAACTAGTCAATGGGATGGAGGGGAGGCTATGGTATTATATAAATCGGCTCGAGGGATTAACGCGTGCCATATaattaaaagtgaaattgtTTTGCGGCCATTGGGGTCCTAACGAGTTTTTACAACTGCAACCCATAAACTGTGGAGACATTGGTCTATGATTGATGGATGAGTTTGAGTTTGTCATGCAAATTTCAACAGTCGCaaatgttgatgatgttgtctcttgtgttgtgttgtgttgtcTTGGCCAAAACGGAGGCCTAACGAGCGACGCGTGGTTGGTTCGATGGCAGTTTTCCTTCAGTTTATTTTCCCTCTTCTAtgatgtgtatgtgtgtgtgtgtgtgtgtgagtgtgtgtataataaatatgaatctgtttttattaaaaattgcacGATGCCTAGACGAAGTCCATTGGCATGTGTGTGGCATATAAATTGCAGTGCACTGGAATTTTAATGACAGCCTTTGGAAATTAATCTAACACACTAGGAGATAGACAGACTTTAACTGCAACTGCGACGCTGACGTTGACGGCGACGTTGACTGAGTTTGGTACTGGGACTGGGTCTCTGTGCCCGTCATCGATCGCTGTCAAAcgggttttgtttttttttttttagcctatctgtgtgttgttgtttttttttttaatgcaaaaGTGTCGCAGCTGCAAGTTGATTGTTAAGTGATTTGGCTTTTTCGCTGGGCCATGGCTGTTTGCCCTGCCTTCAATCGATCGCGATGCAGTAGTTGTCGTCTCTCTCGGCCATCTGGATCTTTATCTTGCCATTGATgccataaaaataaagaagccaCCGGGCCTGATTCCTCTTTGGCTTTCACTTGTCTCGCATTTTGTATGGAAATTCCGTGAGCCAATTTTTTGCATTGCAATTAATCGGCATAGCAAAAGGCCAATCTTGAAAACGCCTAACgccctctctgtctctctctctctctctctctgtaccCACTTTCCGACTCTTCCCACTCTTGGCAAACTCATTTGCATGGCGGCTTAATTAAAACAGttggtgggtgggtgggttgTTTGGCTTTCTTTCCCCACACGAAATTTATGTGGAATTTTTTCCTGACACATCTGccatttgtttgccatttggGATGTACTTATTTGTGGTAAGAAAATTCATTTGCTGGGAACAACTGGATTGGGGGGTGGTGGGGGAGTAAGAAAATTAAGTGATCAATGTTTCCATTTatagtaaattttaatttaaagctAAGCCATTGAAACTTCCTTTCCAAACTATGACTTTGGAGTTTAAGAGTTGTTATTCAGATTATGATTGCTTAAGTAGCTTCCGCATAGTTGCAGCTGCGTTCCCTATAGAGAAGCCCCCTACCCAGTAGTCATAGCCATCAGTAGTTAAAGCAGCATCCAATTTCGTTAGGAGAGGATCGAGCCTGCCACGTGCGTGCTCCATTTCTCCTTTTCgggtatatgtatgtgtacctATAACCGAAAAGGTGGCAATGTGGCAAATGTTTTGTGCTTAACATTTTTATGGCTGCCATAAGTTGCAACTAGAATGTGGTACATACACGTCCACTGACCGGGAGCTGCGATCAGGCGACCACAGGCCAGCTTGGACCAGCTCTGACACTTGAGGTATCGGTTTCATTAGCGAAATGTTTCCATAAGAATGCCAAAAGGTCGCAATTGATGCCATTTACAAGACGATAGCAGAAGCAGGAGCCTGTCGGAGTCGAACTACTGTGGCAATGACCATGAAGGAGCAGCCCCAAATCGGAGAACTTTTCGTAGTCATTATATTTTCGTATTAAATTACCTGAACTCTTGCTTATCGTTTGGTCTGCCATCTTGCTGGCGATTTGTTTCGTATTTCTCACTGGAGAAACTCAATAAATTtatcaaattgaaaaatgcGCAAtcgaaatcaaatcaaagcgaAGCGATGCGGTACCGGGACCAAGTGTTGATTTTCATGGTATTGTGAAAAAACAATTCGGGCGCGGAATAAAAGTGCTTTGCAATCAacggcagcagcggcagcactTGGTCCCCGCCTTGTCGCCTCCCTCTCCATCGAACTTAGGGTATATGGAACTTAGAGATGAAATCGTGTTAATAATAAAGATGTAACTACTTCGATTTGAGAGCTTCTCTGGTTAATAATTCTATGAATTTTCTACTAACCCAAATAATTCGTGAGTTAACCTTTTTGATCACGTGACCATCACTAAAAATACCTAACGACTTGTGACAAAATGACGAAATTtatgtttcatttttattttgccgcAAAGTGCAAACCATTGCAAGGGGTAGGAGGTATCAGGTGTGGACAGGGGGGGCACAGTAGACATCAGGTTGGGGGAATAGATCCGGGCGAGTCTGTCAGCAACAAATGCAAAGCGCCAAAAACTGCGACACTTTGtataaattgttttgaaaacGGCAGCGGCCAGAGACAGCTCAGAGCCAACTGTCTGCCAAGACAATTTGCTGGCTAGCTGGCTGGCCAGTCGGCCACACCCCCTCGGGGCCAAATGCAACAAATTATTGTCATCAATTTTTAGATGCAAAGCTTGAGGAGTGACATTTATTGAAGCGTGGCTGGAACGGTGGGCCAGCGGCCAGCTAACGCAAACGAATGCACCGTTCATGCCGTGGCCAGGACGTGATTGCCGATTGCTCCACATTGCCATACCTGCTGACCAGGCCAGGTAatgttgatgatgattatAGTCTCTGGTCCtagtctctgtctctctaaaGGGGAGTATGATACGTTTAGTCCGCTGATTGCTAGGAAACAAACGATAATGGCAACAAGTTGAGCCCCCGTTTCATTAGCAGCCCCCGAACATCGAATaatgataaaacaaaaacagaaagaaaaacaaaaaaaaagtaaaagccAAAAATGATGACCATATTTGTGGTAAATTATGAGAAACCCTTTCATAAATCAATGCCTCGATCCTATGGCGACCTAGCTAAAAATGCCAGAAGATTAGTATGGCCTGGCTTTCGATTATGACTGTGGCCCCTATTAGTGGCCATAACCGACACCAACAAAGCGAGAaacacccaaaaaaaagaaaaaaaaaacaaaaaaattcgatcaaaacaaaagcagcaaacaaaatgaaaaaccacACTCCCAAATGGTCAGTGGTTTTGTTTGGGGGAAAATTTACATTGTGCTTGGACAATTGCAAGTGCTCGACTTACTTTAAACTGTGCCATTTatcatatatacaaaaatattttgtcagTCGACTCCGCTTTTGGCCTTTTGCCCATTTTCACCATTTTCTATATCTTTCGCTTTTCAAGCCAAAACTATTCCATTGTTGTGAAGAACCCCAAAAATGGGCTACTGTATATACAAACCATATGCATATAAtcttttctcatttttttgttttatactcTAGCATAAAAGGGTATATTTAGTTGTGATATAGTTTTGTCATTTATAGTATATAGCATGAGCAATGCtacaaaaatctttatttaCCTATGAGATGAAGGAAATTTAATCCTTTGAGTATGCAATAAGAAATGAAAGATTTCATTGTTTGACTCTGAATAAATTTTGGATATATTGTGGGATGTTTTAAAGTAGAATAGCTCATGTATTGCATATTTAAGGGGGCTGATTTCATCCATTTCACATCTCTGCTTCTGCTTTTCGCGAAGTTGTGCCAAGTATAGAAAATAATCCTCAACTTTTTGTCGTTCTAATCTATATTAGAATATATTTTAGACTTTTTTAGCCTCATCTTTTTTTCGAAAATTCTATGGAAAACAATCTGATTCATAGTTAAATTGCTAAGgtacaaaatgtttatatttaaagaacaaaaaagaagacaagACCAACTTAGTGAACATAAAATCAATTTTGGATCTGCAGTAACTAAGTAGGCAAGGGTATTCACACTTTTACACTTACAAAATCGACTTTACCTCTACCTCAAAGTTTTGTTTGCattagttttttgttgttggatATGCAAGTTTGGCTCGTGCATGTCTCGTGGCCTGCAACAATAACTGGCCATCGAATGAGCCACCAAAACACTTGCATTGCAACTCCAATTGTGGATTTTCTAAGTTAGTTGCCGGGAGCTGTATACGAAATGGGGGCATGATCTTTGGCAATATGTTGCCCAGtcttaaataataaaaaacaaaatcgatAGGATCCCATTATTTCCCATGTTAGAATCCtttaaaacacacacacacacatagacataGACATAATTTAGCCCAAGGAGCCAGGCTGAGGATAAGCTGATGACTTGCTAGAAAGGTAATGGTAAATTAAAGTGAAGGCTTAATAATCTTTAATGTTTGTCTTTAAAACATATCAATCGGTTATGAGTCATAAGGACTACATGATTTATATGTGTTTGGCAATTAAATACTTTAAGTtcgtttaaaaatatattacttAGTATCTCTTTATGAGGGTGTTGCGCCAGCTAATCAGACATAAAGGCAACCATAAAGTATTTAAAGTTTTCAACTCTGTCATTGCCAATCATTGACTGTACAGCTAATTGACCGACAGACTCAAACTTCAAAGACagagcgagcgagagagagagagagggagagatatGGCACTTCATCAGCAataatcaaatatatatacagatatatgtgcatacatatatatacagtgtGTGATAGCAACTCAAGTGGCAGCAGTATTACGTCAACGTCAACTCAATTTGGCGGTTAACAAGCCTGGGACACTGGGGAACTTGGGCATTGGCTTCGCAAATGGTCATGgcgatggatggatggatggttggATGGATGTATGAATGGAGTCTGTGTGGTGCGGGTCAAGTGCTGATGCATCTGCCAAATCGAGTGAAGTGCACCAAAAGTTGTaacaaccaaaacaaaaaaaatataagaaataataaaaaacaaaaagagaaaaacataaaaataatcaaaaaataatgagAGTCATCATTAAAAACTGTCTTGTCTGTCATTGGGCGAGATTTTTTGACTTGACTTTTGGTGGTTCATTATGATATCGAAATATACCAAATATACTTATATGTTATTCTATATGAAATGTTGAAAAAGattataaagttttgtttGGTGCTTCTACTTTACTTAGTCATATTCAGCAAAGTTATGATTTATATTCAAAGTATTTCTACTATATGAATTGATATTTATTCATGGATTTATTTCCAAGACAGCTAAGTCAATTTGTTCTAATCGTCAgctgttttattttataaaacaCCTTTGCTAATTTTCATATAAAAGGCAGTCACATTATAATTACAGACTAAGTATTAAGTCGCAGCCTAGGCCGTTAATGTCCCTATTAAGTAGCAAAATGTTTTTGCAATTACTTCTATTGATTAGTTGTTCCTTGACTAGTCTATGGGGATTTTCGTTTCCAGCCGCTGCCTACTGTAATCTACCATATTGTCAGATGAACAATTTGGTCTGCCAGAATCCCGGCGTAAGTGTATACTTGGCTTAGTTTtagtaaaaatttatattctttATTAGACTTTAAGCCCAACATGCGATCGAAATGCCAGAGTGGTGCCAATGGCAAGTTATCAAAACGATTTGGTATTCATGATCAATGATTTTCGCAATAAAGTGGCTGCTGGATTACCAAACTTTTTGCCAGCCGGTCGCATGGCCCGCATATCCTGGTCCAATGAGTTGGCTCAGTTTGCTAAGTTCGATGTGTTGCGTTGCACGGAATTACCCCGACCCTGTATGACATCACCGAATTTTCCCAATATTGGTAGCATCTCGATGCATCATTCATATCCTGGTGACAGGCGGGATGAGTTGACTGTGATGCAGGATATCATTGGATCATGGATACTTGATAGTCGCTATGTGACCAGAAAGCAAGCCTATTTCTTGAATGAACGTGCCGATGGCAGGTAAGTAAATAGTgcgatttttaaattttaattaaagttgctaacacatttttattattgatagATCTGTCTTTCGACCAGCTCTCCTGATGAATGAACACAATACTCACATGGGTTGTGCTGCCATCAAATATAAAGCTGATCGTTTCAATAACTTTCTATTGAGTTGTACCTTCTCAACGGTCAATTTGATGAAGAAACCCATATATAAACCAGCCAGGCAACCAGGAGCCAATTGCAAGAATCGCGATGCGGATTATTCAAACCTTTGCGCCGTGGGCGAGTTCTACTCTGAGAATCGCCAATATGCTGATTCTAGGCTACTAATGGAGCTAAATTAGGGCTTGgtttaaaaaaggaaaagaaaataaataaaaataaatatagcaTGCATTGTGCCATAAATCAGAACTGGTCAGCATTCCCTCGAGTAGTGAGCTTGGGCCAATTACAATTGCTGAAGAGTTTCGCATAAATAGAACTGTGAAGGGGCCTCTTGCGGCCAGAAGTGCATTCTAAGTGGTCAATATGAGATTGTGGTTATTGCAATTTATCTTGCAAATACTCTTAATTCGCA is a window encoding:
- the LOC6650200 gene encoding antigen 5 like allergen Cul n 1; this encodes MSLLSSKMFLQLLLLISCSLTSLWGFSFPAAAYCNLPYCQMNNLVCQNPGTLSPTCDRNARVVPMASYQNDLVFMINDFRNKVAAGLPNFLPAGRMARISWSNELAQFAKFDVLRCTELPRPCMTSPNFPNIGSISMHHSYPGDRRDELTVMQDIIGSWILDSRYVTRKQAYFLNERADGRSVFRPALLMNEHNTHMGCAAIKYKADRFNNFLLSCTFSTVNLMKKPIYKPARQPGANCKNRDADYSNLCAVGEFYSENRQYADSRLLMELN